One stretch of Burkholderia oklahomensis C6786 DNA includes these proteins:
- the bcsB gene encoding cellulose biosynthesis cyclic di-GMP-binding regulatory protein BcsB: protein MKPIATFASALAIAFALFHPGSSIAAPQSQSQSPPLPQKQPPASAAAGGASAPLATSAPLAAPKPPGIAGAAIRVPFATLGAYEPLRLRGSDTARTVNAGVRLDRMVTAARLRLTYTYSPSLVFPVSHLKVSINGESVATLPFDSEHAGRAVTQEIPLDPRYFTDFNQIELRLIAHYTLDHCEDPEHSALWADVSPTSELIFDEASVRLPNDLALLPAPFFDRRDNSRLRVPFVLPATPDDATLRSAGVLASWFGALADYRQARFPVSSTLPANDHAVIVGTAARLPASLQLPPIDGPMLVVADNPAAPDKKLLVVTGRSAADVDAATNALVLGNAALSGPWARVSRIDIGAPRKPYDAPRWVPVNRPVTFRELADNPADLQVRGSAPDPIRLNLRLPADLHSWSGSGVPLSLHYRYTAPTVRSDSMLAVEINDQLVQSYRLSPRSQDARGRVQLPLLSDADSRATNDVDIPAFRVGSANQLQLRFTLDSEKTGLCTGVASEPQRAAIDPDSTIDFSRFIHYATLPNLAYFANSGFPFTRYADLSQTAVVLPERPSPVEQEAFLTMLGHMGQWTGFPALRVQVARTADVPRIADKDLLVIDGAPPYAQLSGWRDALPVAIGEGADGGFARATFSVKERWRDDARSPAGGARFEQSGTLAALFGFELPGSDGRSVVAMTATDARHLGDLLDVFEKPGLVAQLQGDVALVRTGAVESMRVGEPYLVGYVPWYARVWAAVAKHPVLLGLLGAAAGLLLALGAFGALQRIAARRRGI from the coding sequence ATGAAGCCGATTGCAACGTTTGCGAGCGCACTCGCGATCGCCTTCGCGCTCTTTCATCCCGGCTCATCGATCGCGGCGCCGCAATCGCAATCGCAATCGCCGCCGCTGCCGCAGAAACAGCCGCCGGCATCGGCCGCTGCCGGCGGCGCGTCCGCGCCGCTCGCCACTTCCGCGCCGCTCGCCGCGCCGAAGCCGCCCGGCATCGCCGGCGCCGCGATTCGCGTCCCGTTCGCGACGCTCGGCGCGTACGAGCCGCTGCGCCTGCGCGGCAGCGACACCGCGCGGACCGTCAACGCCGGCGTGCGGCTCGACCGGATGGTCACGGCCGCGCGCCTGCGCCTCACGTATACGTATTCGCCGTCGCTCGTGTTTCCGGTGTCGCATCTGAAGGTGTCGATCAACGGCGAGTCGGTCGCGACGCTGCCGTTCGACAGCGAGCACGCGGGCCGCGCGGTCACGCAGGAGATCCCGCTCGATCCGCGCTATTTCACCGACTTCAACCAGATCGAGCTGCGCCTCATCGCGCATTACACGCTCGATCATTGCGAAGACCCCGAGCACTCGGCGCTCTGGGCCGACGTGAGCCCGACGAGCGAGCTGATCTTCGACGAGGCGTCGGTACGGCTGCCGAACGATCTCGCACTGCTGCCCGCGCCGTTCTTCGACCGGCGCGACAACAGCCGGCTGCGCGTGCCGTTCGTGCTGCCCGCGACGCCCGACGACGCGACGCTGCGCAGCGCGGGCGTGCTCGCGTCGTGGTTCGGCGCGCTCGCCGATTACCGGCAGGCGCGCTTTCCGGTGTCGTCGACGCTGCCCGCGAACGATCACGCGGTGATCGTCGGCACCGCCGCTCGGTTGCCCGCGTCGCTGCAACTGCCGCCGATCGACGGCCCGATGCTCGTCGTCGCCGACAATCCGGCCGCGCCCGACAAGAAGCTGCTCGTCGTCACGGGCCGCAGCGCGGCCGACGTCGACGCCGCGACGAACGCGCTCGTGCTCGGCAACGCCGCGCTGTCCGGCCCGTGGGCGCGCGTTTCGCGCATCGACATCGGTGCGCCGCGCAAGCCTTACGATGCGCCGCGCTGGGTGCCGGTGAACCGGCCGGTGACGTTCCGCGAGCTCGCCGACAACCCGGCCGATCTGCAGGTGCGCGGCAGCGCGCCCGATCCGATCCGGCTGAATCTGCGCTTGCCCGCCGATCTGCATTCGTGGAGCGGCTCGGGCGTGCCGCTGTCGCTGCACTATCGCTACACCGCGCCGACCGTGCGCAGCGACTCGATGCTCGCCGTCGAGATCAACGACCAGCTCGTGCAGTCGTACCGGCTGTCGCCGCGCAGCCAGGACGCGCGCGGCCGCGTGCAGCTGCCTTTGCTGTCCGACGCGGACAGCCGCGCGACGAACGACGTCGACATTCCGGCGTTCCGCGTCGGCAGCGCGAACCAGCTGCAACTGCGCTTCACGCTCGATTCGGAGAAGACGGGGCTCTGCACGGGCGTCGCGAGCGAGCCGCAGCGCGCGGCGATCGATCCCGATTCGACGATCGATTTCTCGCGCTTCATCCATTACGCGACGCTGCCGAACCTCGCGTACTTCGCGAACAGCGGCTTCCCGTTCACGCGCTACGCGGATCTTTCGCAGACCGCGGTCGTGCTGCCCGAGCGGCCGTCGCCCGTCGAGCAGGAGGCGTTTCTGACGATGCTCGGCCACATGGGGCAGTGGACCGGCTTCCCGGCGCTGCGCGTGCAGGTCGCGCGGACGGCGGACGTGCCGCGCATCGCGGACAAGGATCTGCTCGTGATCGACGGCGCGCCGCCGTATGCGCAGTTGTCGGGCTGGCGCGACGCGCTGCCGGTCGCGATCGGCGAGGGCGCGGACGGCGGCTTCGCGCGCGCGACGTTCTCGGTGAAGGAGCGCTGGCGCGACGACGCGCGCTCGCCGGCGGGCGGCGCGCGCTTCGAGCAGAGCGGCACGCTCGCCGCGCTGTTCGGCTTCGAGCTGCCGGGCAGCGACGGACGCAGCGTCGTCGCCATGACCGCGACCGATGCGCGGCATCTCGGCGATCTGCTCGACGTGTTCGAGAAGCCGGGCCTCGTCGCGCAGCTGCAGGGCGACGTCGCGCTCGTGCGGACCGGCGCGGTCGAGAGCATGCGTGTCGGCGAACCGTATCTCGTCGGCTACGTGCCGTGGTATGCGCGCGTGTGGGCCGCGGTCGCAAAGCATCCGGTGCTCCTCGGCCTGCTCGGCGCGGCGGCCGGGCTGCTGCTCGCGCTCGGCGCGTTCGGCGCGCTGCAGCGGATCGCCGCGCGGCGGCGGGGGATCTGA
- the bcsZ gene encoding cellulose synthase complex periplasmic endoglucanase BcsZ, which produces MEHASRLARANAGLDADGNATRSGRANPGGGARAELGERVSVAASERIGASVRANEIASEGARLRDAADRIATSASPAAKSVRASAAACTPSWPRWDRFKRDFMSADGRVIDVGSADERTVSEGQAYGLFFALVANDRPAFDALLHWTEHNLAQGDLAAHLPAWLWGRAADGAWRVLDANAASDADLWITYALLEAGRLWRERSYTARGALLAKRVLDDETAMLPGLGLVLLPGPTGFRPMRDLWRLNPSYSPPQAIRGIGAHLPDDARWARLAASVGRVLIDSAPRGFAPDWALYRADRGFEPDADSRAESAYNAIRVYLWAGMLDASDALAQPLLARFAPFADHVAAHGAPPETVDATTGAAGPRDGNAGFSAAAVPFLDARGEHALADAQVARIARLEREAASGYYANVLTLFGLGWRDGRYRFAADGTLNVRWSEPCSTPAR; this is translated from the coding sequence ATCGAGCATGCGAGCCGGCTTGCGCGCGCGAACGCGGGCCTGGATGCGGACGGCAACGCGACGCGAAGCGGTCGCGCGAATCCGGGCGGCGGTGCGCGGGCCGAGTTGGGTGAGCGCGTGAGTGTCGCCGCGAGTGAGCGCATCGGCGCGAGCGTCCGGGCGAACGAGATTGCAAGCGAAGGCGCGCGTCTGCGCGACGCAGCGGACAGGATCGCGACGTCGGCGTCGCCCGCGGCGAAGTCCGTTCGCGCGTCCGCCGCCGCCTGCACGCCTTCGTGGCCGCGCTGGGATCGCTTCAAGCGCGACTTCATGTCGGCTGACGGCCGCGTGATCGACGTCGGCTCGGCCGACGAACGGACCGTGTCCGAGGGGCAGGCATACGGGCTGTTCTTTGCGCTCGTCGCGAACGACCGGCCGGCCTTCGATGCGCTCCTGCACTGGACCGAGCACAACCTCGCGCAAGGCGACCTGGCCGCGCATCTGCCCGCGTGGCTGTGGGGCCGCGCGGCCGACGGCGCGTGGCGCGTGCTCGACGCGAACGCCGCGTCCGACGCGGACCTGTGGATCACGTACGCGCTGCTCGAAGCGGGACGCCTGTGGCGCGAGCGCAGCTACACCGCGCGCGGCGCGCTGCTCGCGAAGCGCGTGCTCGACGACGAGACGGCGATGCTGCCGGGGCTCGGCCTCGTGCTGCTGCCCGGGCCGACGGGCTTTCGTCCGATGCGCGACCTGTGGCGGCTGAATCCGAGCTACTCGCCGCCGCAGGCGATTCGCGGCATCGGCGCGCATCTGCCGGACGACGCGCGCTGGGCGCGGCTCGCGGCGAGCGTCGGCCGCGTGCTGATCGATAGCGCGCCGCGCGGCTTCGCGCCGGACTGGGCGCTGTACCGCGCGGACCGCGGCTTCGAGCCGGACGCCGACTCGCGTGCGGAAAGCGCGTACAACGCGATTCGCGTCTACTTGTGGGCGGGGATGCTCGACGCGAGCGACGCGCTCGCGCAGCCGCTGCTCGCGCGTTTCGCGCCGTTCGCCGATCACGTCGCCGCGCACGGCGCGCCGCCGGAGACGGTCGACGCGACGACGGGCGCGGCGGGGCCGCGCGACGGCAACGCCGGGTTTTCCGCGGCGGCGGTGCCGTTCCTCGACGCGCGCGGCGAGCACGCGCTCGCCGACGCGCAAGTCGCGCGCATCGCGCGGCTCGAACGCGAAGCGGCGAGCGGCTACTACGCGAACGTGCTGACGCTGTTCGGGCTCGGCTGGCGCGACGGGCGCTACCGGTTCGCGGCCGACGGCACGCTGAACGTTCGATGGAGCGAGCCGTGCTCGACGCCCGCTCGCTGA